A window from Azoarcus sp. DD4 encodes these proteins:
- a CDS encoding FprA family A-type flavoprotein, with translation MSSPGAVSPDKAVAVAPGVHWVGALDPDLRQFDIILRTANGTSYNAYAIRGNAGVAVVDTVKAEYADLFFQRLWSCCKPEEIKAIVLNHLEPDHSGALPELLKAAPQAPLYISRPAFAMLKGIIKDGLDPARIIATEPDTRVELGGRSLRFLQTPYLHWPDTQCTWVEEDGFLFSGDVFGCHFCDPRLFNDKVGDFRFSFDYYYQHIMRPFREHVQAALELIEPLTIRLIAPAHGPVLRDVPQTYVRRYRQLATPQLQNEAAERAKTLLVFYISAYGNTQQMAQAVREGAESVDGVRVSLYDLAGGEPGPFVDLIEEADGLVFGSPTINGDAVKPVWDLLSSLTLVKVRGKFGAAFGSYGWSGEAVGLIEDRLRGLKLRVPRPGVKVKLIPTVDELAECNALGRELAEHLVGRSGPRHIDFTALQARSA, from the coding sequence ATGAGCAGCCCGGGCGCGGTATCCCCGGACAAAGCCGTCGCCGTCGCCCCGGGCGTGCACTGGGTGGGGGCGCTCGATCCCGACCTGCGCCAGTTCGACATCATCCTGCGCACCGCCAACGGCACCAGCTACAACGCCTACGCCATCCGCGGCAACGCCGGGGTGGCGGTGGTGGATACCGTCAAGGCGGAGTACGCCGACCTCTTCTTCCAGCGCCTGTGGTCCTGCTGCAAGCCGGAAGAGATCAAGGCCATCGTGCTCAACCACCTCGAGCCTGACCACTCCGGTGCCTTGCCCGAACTGCTCAAGGCCGCGCCCCAGGCGCCGCTCTACATCTCGCGGCCGGCCTTCGCGATGCTGAAGGGCATCATCAAGGACGGGCTGGATCCGGCGCGCATCATCGCGACCGAGCCCGACACCCGGGTCGAGCTCGGCGGGCGCAGCCTGCGCTTCCTGCAGACCCCTTATCTGCACTGGCCCGATACCCAGTGCACCTGGGTGGAGGAAGACGGCTTTCTTTTCTCCGGCGACGTCTTCGGTTGCCACTTCTGCGATCCGCGGTTGTTCAACGACAAGGTCGGCGACTTCCGCTTTTCGTTCGACTACTACTACCAGCACATCATGCGGCCCTTCCGCGAGCATGTGCAGGCGGCGCTCGAGCTCATCGAGCCGCTCACCATCCGCCTGATCGCACCCGCTCACGGCCCGGTGCTGCGCGACGTGCCGCAGACCTACGTGCGGCGCTACCGCCAGCTCGCCACGCCGCAGCTGCAGAACGAGGCCGCCGAGCGCGCCAAGACCCTGCTGGTGTTTTACATCAGCGCCTACGGCAACACCCAGCAGATGGCGCAGGCGGTGCGCGAGGGTGCCGAGAGCGTGGACGGCGTGCGGGTGTCGCTCTACGACCTCGCCGGTGGCGAGCCGGGCCCCTTCGTCGACCTGATCGAGGAGGCCGACGGACTGGTGTTCGGCTCGCCCACCATCAACGGCGACGCGGTCAAGCCGGTGTGGGATCTGCTGTCCTCGCTCACGCTGGTCAAGGTACGCGGCAAGTTCGGCGCCGCGTTCGGCTCCTACGGCTGGAGCGGCGAGGCGGTGGGCCTGATCGAGGACCGCCTGCGCGGCCTCAAGCTGCGGGTGCCGCGGCCGGGGGTGAAGGTCAAGCTCATCCCCACCGTCGATGAGCTCGCCGAGTGCAACGCGCTGGGCCGCGAGCTTGCCGAGCACCTGGTCGGCCGCAGCGGACCCCGTCATATCGATTTCACAGCGCTACAGGCGCGTTCTGCATAG
- a CDS encoding 2Fe-2S iron-sulfur cluster binding domain-containing protein, translating into MPKAQVTFEDIEVTVTVPAGTRLIEVSEKIGAGITYGCREGECGTCMMKIVSGSEHLANPSVLEDKVLKDNFAGVANRLACQAQVLGGHVVVRPG; encoded by the coding sequence ATGCCCAAGGCCCAGGTCACCTTCGAGGATATCGAAGTCACCGTCACCGTTCCCGCCGGAACCCGACTCATCGAAGTGTCCGAGAAGATCGGCGCCGGCATCACCTACGGCTGCCGCGAGGGCGAATGCGGCACCTGCATGATGAAGATCGTGTCGGGCAGCGAGCATCTCGCCAATCCCTCGGTGCTGGAAGACAAGGTGCTCAAGGACAACTTCGCCGGCGTCGCCAACCGGCTCGCCTGTCAGGCCCAGGTACTGGGCGGCCACGTGGTGGTCCGCCCGGGCTGA
- a CDS encoding 2Fe-2S iron-sulfur cluster-binding protein has product MPNITFSSPIHKDKTVYAVTGSHTNTILKVAKENHIPIDFSCEDGNCATCLIKVTSLTRKGKMAGPLTDKEIAVLKEHKKISAEEIDKMRVEDVPTTPWRLACQLVLRDEDLLVEY; this is encoded by the coding sequence ATGCCTAACATCACTTTCTCCAGCCCGATCCACAAGGACAAGACCGTGTATGCGGTCACCGGCTCGCATACCAACACCATCCTCAAGGTCGCCAAGGAGAACCACATCCCGATCGACTTTTCCTGTGAGGACGGCAACTGCGCCACTTGCCTCATCAAGGTCACCTCGCTGACCCGCAAGGGCAAGATGGCCGGCCCGCTGACCGACAAGGAAATCGCGGTGCTCAAGGAGCACAAGAAGATCTCCGCCGAGGAGATCGACAAGATGCGCGTCGAGGACGTGCCGACCACGCCGTGGCGCCTGGCCTGCCAGCTGGTGCTGCGCGACGAGGATCTGCTCGTCGAGTACTGA
- a CDS encoding nitrogen fixation protein NifQ: MLAPLNQRPTPARQALHAHLMQHAAGTPNDEFLAHLIAGWTLGDGVLPPDLGLGAQRFARLMAVHFPGLVWQPKTDHGPALVLYPEFDDLVRFIGAHADAAVAGSDDMTLVLATACMGSDHLWQDLGLPSRRELSQLIALNFPELGALNNRDMKWKKFLYRELCQREGIFVCASPSCEACADYANCFGPEV; encoded by the coding sequence ATGCTCGCTCCGCTCAATCAACGTCCGACGCCCGCCCGCCAGGCGCTGCACGCCCACCTGATGCAGCATGCTGCCGGCACGCCCAACGACGAATTCCTGGCTCACCTGATCGCCGGCTGGACGCTGGGCGACGGTGTACTGCCGCCCGATCTCGGCCTCGGCGCGCAGCGTTTCGCCCGCCTGATGGCGGTGCATTTCCCCGGTCTGGTGTGGCAACCCAAGACCGACCACGGCCCGGCCCTGGTGCTCTACCCGGAATTCGACGATCTGGTGCGCTTCATCGGCGCCCACGCCGACGCTGCGGTGGCCGGGTCGGACGACATGACCCTGGTGCTCGCCACCGCCTGCATGGGGTCGGATCACCTCTGGCAGGATCTCGGCCTGCCGTCGCGGCGCGAGCTGTCGCAACTGATCGCGCTCAATTTCCCCGAACTCGGTGCCCTCAACAACCGCGACATGAAGTGGAAGAAATTCCTCTACCGCGAGCTGTGCCAGCGCGAGGGCATCTTCGTCTGCGCCTCGCCCTCGTGCGAAGCCTGTGCGGATTACGCCAACTGCTTCGGCCCGGAAGTCTAG
- the draG gene encoding ADP-ribosyl-[dinitrogen reductase] hydrolase, whose amino-acid sequence MVALGSEVDAVLAEPAGLSAERLNRACGAMLGLAIGDALGATVEFMTPREIAAQYGVHDRIRGGGWLKLPSGEVTDDTTMSFALAEAWLAAGGPPDARACADAFDAWMRAKPVDIGNTVRRGIVRWRLHGTAQAEPSSDAGNGATMRCLPVALATLGAEAEVIEAAALVQARVTHHNPLTDAATLSAVRMVQVAIAGAGVDGVLAEADALAARHAEFFFRDRRCDNPSGYIVDTMRAVCQAIAGQRGFEAVLVDVVNRGGDADTTGAIAGMIVGALAGETGLPAHWRQAVKAGVRMDCVRLASGLLELAPASRG is encoded by the coding sequence ATGGTGGCGCTCGGCAGCGAAGTCGACGCAGTGCTGGCGGAGCCCGCCGGCCTTTCCGCCGAAAGGTTGAACCGGGCCTGCGGTGCAATGCTGGGGCTGGCGATCGGCGATGCGCTGGGCGCGACGGTCGAGTTCATGACCCCGCGCGAGATCGCCGCGCAGTACGGCGTGCACGACCGCATCCGCGGCGGCGGCTGGCTGAAGCTGCCGTCCGGTGAGGTGACCGACGACACCACCATGAGCTTCGCGCTCGCCGAGGCCTGGCTCGCCGCGGGCGGCCCGCCGGATGCCCGTGCCTGCGCCGACGCTTTCGATGCCTGGATGAGGGCCAAGCCGGTCGACATCGGCAACACCGTGCGCCGCGGCATCGTGCGCTGGCGGCTGCACGGCACGGCGCAGGCCGAACCCTCGTCGGACGCCGGCAACGGCGCCACCATGCGCTGCCTGCCGGTGGCGCTGGCGACGCTGGGCGCCGAGGCAGAAGTGATCGAGGCTGCCGCGCTCGTCCAGGCCCGCGTCACCCATCACAATCCGCTCACCGATGCGGCCACCCTGAGCGCGGTACGCATGGTCCAGGTGGCCATCGCCGGCGCCGGCGTGGACGGCGTGCTGGCCGAGGCCGACGCGCTGGCCGCCCGCCATGCGGAATTCTTTTTCCGCGACCGCCGTTGCGACAACCCCAGCGGCTACATCGTCGACACCATGCGCGCGGTCTGCCAGGCGATCGCCGGCCAGCGCGGTTTCGAAGCGGTGTTGGTGGATGTCGTCAACCGCGGCGGCGACGCCGATACCACCGGTGCCATCGCCGGCATGATCGTCGGCGCCCTGGCCGGTGAGACCGGCCTGCCGGCGCACTGGCGGCAGGCAGTGAAGGCGGGCGTACGCATGGATTGCGTGCGGCTGGCGAGCGGGCTGCTGGAGCTGGCGCCCGCGAGCCGCGGCTGA
- a CDS encoding DUF2238 domain-containing protein encodes MRLALLIVVAAALIASGVSPYDRSVWLAEVMPVLIALPVLVLTARRFPLTPLSCWLIALFALILILGGTYTYARVPLGLQLQEMFGLARNPYDRIGHVFQGITPAVLGRELLLRTSPLRPGKWLFFVVTLACLGISAAYELVEWAAAVFWGEGSVEFLGTQGDPWDAQWDMFLALLGAVAAQLLLGPWHDLQLQRMGRSDA; translated from the coding sequence ATGCGCCTCGCCCTGCTGATCGTCGTCGCCGCCGCCCTGATCGCATCAGGCGTCTCGCCCTACGACCGCAGCGTATGGCTGGCCGAGGTGATGCCGGTGCTGATCGCGCTGCCGGTGCTGGTGCTCACCGCCCGCCGCTTTCCGCTGACGCCGCTGAGCTGTTGGCTGATCGCGCTGTTCGCGCTGATCCTTATCCTCGGCGGCACCTACACCTACGCCCGCGTGCCACTCGGTCTCCAGTTGCAGGAAATGTTCGGCCTCGCCCGCAATCCCTACGACCGCATCGGCCATGTGTTCCAGGGCATCACCCCGGCAGTGCTCGGGCGGGAGCTGCTGCTGCGCACCTCGCCGCTGCGGCCGGGAAAGTGGCTGTTCTTCGTCGTCACCCTCGCCTGCCTGGGTATCAGTGCCGCTTACGAACTGGTTGAGTGGGCTGCCGCGGTGTTCTGGGGCGAGGGTTCCGTCGAGTTCCTCGGCACTCAGGGTGACCCGTGGGATGCCCAGTGGGACATGTTCCTGGCGCTACTGGGCGCGGTCGCGGCACAGCTGCTGCTGGGGCCCTGGCACGACCTGCAATTGCAGCGCATGGGCAGGTCGGACGCCTGA
- a CDS encoding helix-turn-helix domain-containing protein: MDASITAAARALVVGDPLGALKRVALRDDPPALALRGIAMAQLGEHPRARDLLHRAARGFGAHDALARARCVVAEAEVALAMRELGGSPRVLAMAAATLAAHADHANARWARLIAVRRLLLLGRLGEAEAALAGLELQGLSPPLTAVAELTTAELALRSLRVGAARAALGRAHEAAAHARVPALLAEVVELRAALDRPAARRLLDGGEETLRLEEAAALLASGALVVDACRRGLCAGDAWLSLARRPVLFALMRALAEAWPGDAERNTLIARAFRSRQPDETHRARLRVEIGRLRRLAAPMADIEASARGFVLRPRERRPVVVLAPPIDGDQAALLALLADGAAWSTSALAVALGASQRTVQRALAELEAAGRVRSIGRARARRWLSPPLAGFTTILLLPAAFAIE, translated from the coding sequence ATGGACGCTTCGATTACCGCTGCCGCGCGGGCCCTCGTCGTCGGCGATCCGCTCGGCGCGCTCAAGCGCGTCGCCCTGCGCGATGATCCGCCAGCACTGGCCCTGAGGGGCATTGCCATGGCCCAGCTCGGCGAGCACCCGCGCGCCCGTGACCTCCTGCACCGTGCCGCGCGCGGCTTCGGCGCCCACGATGCGCTGGCGCGCGCGCGTTGCGTCGTTGCCGAGGCCGAGGTGGCGCTGGCCATGCGCGAGCTAGGCGGCTCGCCGCGCGTGCTGGCGATGGCGGCCGCCACGCTAGCGGCGCATGCCGATCATGCCAACGCGCGCTGGGCGCGGCTGATCGCGGTGCGTCGCCTTCTGCTGCTCGGCCGCCTCGGCGAGGCGGAGGCGGCGTTGGCTGGTCTCGAGCTGCAGGGCCTGTCGCCGCCGCTGACCGCGGTGGCCGAGCTGACTACGGCCGAGCTGGCGCTGCGCTCGCTGCGCGTCGGTGCGGCGCGGGCAGCGCTTGGCCGCGCGCACGAGGCCGCCGCTCATGCGCGTGTGCCGGCGCTGTTGGCCGAGGTCGTCGAGCTGAGGGCGGCACTCGATCGCCCAGCCGCGCGGCGTCTGCTGGACGGTGGTGAAGAGACGTTGCGGCTTGAAGAGGCGGCGGCGCTGCTGGCTTCGGGCGCGCTGGTCGTCGATGCCTGCCGCCGCGGCCTGTGCGCCGGGGACGCGTGGTTGTCACTGGCGCGGCGGCCGGTGCTGTTCGCGCTGATGCGCGCGCTTGCCGAGGCGTGGCCCGGCGATGCCGAGCGGAATACCTTGATCGCGCGGGCGTTCCGTAGCCGCCAGCCGGATGAGACGCACCGTGCGCGCCTGCGCGTGGAGATCGGCCGCCTGCGCAGGCTGGCCGCGCCGATGGCGGATATCGAGGCCAGCGCGCGCGGTTTCGTCCTTCGGCCACGGGAGCGACGACCTGTCGTCGTGTTGGCGCCGCCGATCGACGGCGATCAGGCAGCACTGCTGGCGTTGCTCGCGGATGGCGCGGCGTGGTCCACCTCGGCCCTGGCGGTGGCGCTGGGTGCCAGCCAGCGCACCGTACAACGCGCGCTCGCCGAGCTCGAAGCCGCCGGACGGGTGCGCTCGATCGGGCGGGCGCGGGCACGCCGCTGGTTGTCGCCGCCGCTGGCGGGATTCACGACGATCTTGTTACTCCCCGCTGCGTTCGCGATTGAATAG
- a CDS encoding PQQ-binding-like beta-propeller repeat protein, whose amino-acid sequence MTSRTMNKDRTDAPVHAAEIVREYGPFAGADHVHGVTHDGRCVWAATGTALIAFEPGTGQPSRRIDCACDAGTAFDGTYLYQIADTRIDKIDPASGKVVASIPAPGDGCNSGLTWAEGRLWVGQYGDRRIHQIDPETGVLLRTIESNRFVTGVTWVDGELWHGTWEEDESEIRRIDPESGAVLERLAMPRGTGVSGLESDGAALFYCGGGASGKVRAVRRPRDTGA is encoded by the coding sequence ATGACCAGCAGAACGATGAACAAGGATCGAACCGACGCGCCGGTGCATGCGGCGGAGATCGTGCGCGAGTACGGCCCGTTTGCCGGGGCCGACCACGTCCATGGTGTCACCCACGACGGACGGTGCGTCTGGGCTGCGACCGGGACCGCGCTGATCGCATTCGAACCCGGGACCGGCCAACCCAGCCGCAGGATCGACTGCGCCTGCGACGCCGGCACGGCCTTCGACGGCACCTACCTCTACCAGATCGCGGATACGCGCATCGACAAGATCGATCCCGCCTCCGGCAAGGTGGTGGCGTCGATCCCGGCGCCCGGCGACGGCTGCAACTCCGGCCTTACGTGGGCGGAGGGGCGTCTGTGGGTGGGGCAGTACGGGGATCGCCGTATCCACCAGATCGATCCGGAGACCGGCGTGCTCTTGCGCACCATCGAATCCAACCGCTTCGTCACCGGCGTGACCTGGGTCGATGGTGAGCTGTGGCACGGGACATGGGAAGAGGACGAGAGCGAGATCCGCCGGATCGACCCGGAGAGTGGCGCAGTGCTCGAACGGCTGGCGATGCCGCGCGGTACCGGCGTCAGCGGGCTAGAGTCCGACGGCGCGGCACTCTTTTACTGCGGCGGCGGTGCGAGCGGCAAGGTCCGGGCAGTGCGACGCCCGCGCGACACCGGCGCGTGA
- a CDS encoding bacteriohemerythrin, which translates to MSSFVWDDARHALGVPEMDATHHAFVEQVDRLCAADDAAFPALFNTLLEHTRSHFFAEDARMKETRFNAIGEHISEHQRVLIELRSFNRSVQAGKMRMARAYVRENLKEWFDLHLATMDSALAAHLKRLAVDKAVSA; encoded by the coding sequence ATGAGCAGCTTCGTCTGGGACGACGCCCGCCACGCCCTGGGCGTGCCGGAGATGGACGCCACCCACCACGCGTTCGTCGAGCAGGTCGATCGCCTGTGCGCGGCCGACGACGCCGCCTTTCCGGCACTCTTCAATACCCTGCTCGAGCACACCCGCAGCCACTTCTTCGCCGAAGACGCGCGCATGAAGGAAACCCGCTTCAACGCAATCGGCGAGCACATCAGCGAGCACCAGCGGGTGCTGATCGAGCTGCGCAGCTTCAACCGCAGCGTCCAGGCCGGCAAGATGCGCATGGCGCGCGCCTACGTGCGCGAGAACCTCAAGGAATGGTTCGACCTGCACCTGGCGACGATGGACTCGGCGCTGGCTGCGCACCTGAAGAGGCTGGCGGTGGACAAGGCTGTGAGCGCCTGA
- a CDS encoding SIR2 family protein produces MNEAVFEQIKAGLAAGEVVPFIGAEALADVSHATKGIKIPATSDELILSLNNGQPMAPRLMYEFPRAAMNVELKRGRSAVNRWLEQTYGDNGWSEAGMHRWLTEQKLPYIVDINRDTGLQKLYAGRPHTLIVGVARIAGTAFRYKLYKYDGEKYSGAVDESEIDPNAPILFKPCGTPWPEGNWIASDADFVDYITELMGGFAIPGFLKTRRVGLKYLVAGMRLNRDTQRMLLSDIMFSAAQPSGWALIPGANDKEKRFCARLGLTVIDADLRDLAGLPVAETA; encoded by the coding sequence ATGAACGAAGCAGTCTTCGAACAGATCAAGGCCGGCCTTGCCGCCGGCGAGGTGGTTCCCTTCATCGGCGCCGAAGCGCTGGCCGACGTCAGCCATGCGACGAAGGGCATCAAGATCCCCGCGACCAGCGACGAACTCATCCTGTCGCTCAACAACGGCCAGCCGATGGCGCCGCGCCTGATGTACGAATTCCCGCGCGCGGCGATGAACGTCGAACTCAAGCGCGGCCGCAGCGCGGTCAACCGCTGGCTGGAGCAGACCTACGGCGACAACGGCTGGTCCGAGGCCGGCATGCACCGCTGGCTGACCGAGCAGAAGCTGCCCTACATCGTCGACATCAACCGCGACACCGGCCTGCAGAAGCTCTACGCCGGCCGCCCGCACACGCTCATCGTCGGCGTCGCCCGCATTGCCGGCACCGCCTTCCGCTACAAGCTCTACAAGTACGACGGCGAGAAATACAGCGGCGCGGTGGACGAATCCGAAATCGACCCGAACGCCCCCATCCTGTTCAAGCCCTGTGGCACGCCCTGGCCGGAAGGCAACTGGATCGCGTCGGACGCCGACTTCGTCGACTACATCACCGAACTGATGGGGGGCTTCGCCATTCCCGGCTTCCTCAAGACCCGCCGCGTCGGCCTCAAGTACCTCGTCGCCGGCATGCGCCTTAACCGCGACACCCAGCGCATGCTGCTGTCGGACATCATGTTCAGCGCGGCGCAACCGTCCGGCTGGGCGCTGATCCCCGGCGCCAACGACAAGGAAAAGCGCTTCTGCGCCCGCCTCGGCCTGACCGTGATCGACGCCGACCTGCGCGATCTGGCCGGCCTGCCGGTCGCCGAAACGGCGTGA
- a CDS encoding cation-transporting P-type ATPase — MNNTDGVHLARLTAAAALTALGSGSGGLDADTARRRLAEFGPNHIAATARRRPWLMLAREFTHFFAVILWFAAALAFVAEGYTGGDGMAELGFAIVCVILVNGVFSFWQTYRAEQLLARLRTLLPTRVTVVRNGASHEVAATEIVPGDVLLLAEGDRVPADCRVIEAWGARANLSTLTGESRPRAIDAEAAGEVADTLAARNLLLAGTTLVAGECRALVYATATHTEFGRIAHLTQTTGDTESPLQREIRHVSRIVALLALALGGLFFVIGQGIGLPFWASFMFAIGIIVANVPEGLLPTVTLALALATQRMARRQALVRHLPAIEALGSATVILTDKTGTLTENRMRVRELFLGGSHRLAATRWPRGEDDARLRRVARLCHSLRFPDGQATGDPMEIALWEFGGGETDGATRTGEIAFEATRKRMSVLTCDAAGERALWCKGAPETVLPLCTHWLQEGESQALDDDIRAGFRRAQNDMADRGLRVLALAWKKMAGDSNGTGEADETGLELCGLVGLEDPPRADVHLAVERCREAGVRIVMITGDHPRTALALAREIGLVRSGEARVVSGDELRTMGRAQLQLVLDTPELLFARMTAEQKMRVVQAMQRKGEIVAVTGDGVNDAPALKTADIGIAMGRSGTDVAREAADIVLLDDHFATIVAAIEEGRAVYDNIRKFLTYILTSNIPEIVPYLAFVLFRIPLPLTVVQILAVDLGTDLLPALALGAEKPHPEVMRTPPRRRGERLLSWPLLARAYLFLGPLEALAAMAAFFFVLDLAGWRYGDMLARNDPVYLQATTACLGAIVLAQVVNLFVCRHPRRPALAFPLRDNPLLLVGVAVEIGLLLLIVYTPAGNRLFGTAPLPPVVWLYAAPYALLLGAAEEGRKWLLRKVAATPAAARPVPDRRRAP; from the coding sequence ATGAACAATACCGACGGCGTCCATCTCGCCCGCCTGACGGCCGCCGCCGCCCTGACCGCTCTCGGCTCCGGCAGCGGCGGGCTCGACGCCGACACCGCGCGCCGCCGGCTCGCCGAATTCGGTCCCAACCACATCGCCGCCACCGCCCGCCGGCGCCCGTGGCTGATGCTGGCGCGCGAATTCACCCACTTCTTCGCCGTCATCCTGTGGTTCGCCGCCGCGCTCGCGTTTGTCGCCGAGGGCTATACCGGTGGCGACGGCATGGCCGAACTGGGTTTCGCCATCGTGTGCGTGATCCTGGTCAACGGGGTGTTCTCGTTCTGGCAGACCTACCGTGCCGAGCAACTGCTGGCACGGCTCCGCACCCTGCTGCCGACGCGCGTCACCGTGGTGCGCAACGGCGCCAGCCATGAAGTGGCCGCAACCGAGATCGTGCCGGGCGACGTGCTGCTGCTCGCCGAAGGCGATCGCGTGCCCGCCGACTGCCGGGTGATCGAGGCCTGGGGCGCACGCGCCAATCTGTCCACCCTCACCGGCGAATCGCGCCCGCGCGCCATCGATGCCGAAGCCGCTGGCGAAGTGGCCGATACCCTCGCTGCACGGAACCTGCTGCTGGCGGGCACCACCCTGGTCGCCGGCGAATGCCGTGCGCTGGTGTATGCCACCGCCACGCATACCGAATTCGGCCGCATCGCCCATCTGACCCAGACCACCGGCGACACCGAATCGCCGCTGCAGCGCGAGATCCGCCATGTGTCGCGCATCGTCGCCCTGCTGGCGCTCGCACTCGGGGGGCTGTTCTTCGTCATCGGCCAAGGCATCGGCCTGCCCTTCTGGGCGAGCTTCATGTTCGCCATCGGCATCATCGTCGCCAACGTGCCGGAAGGTCTGCTGCCCACCGTCACCCTTGCGCTCGCGCTCGCCACCCAGCGCATGGCCCGCCGCCAGGCACTGGTACGCCATCTGCCGGCGATCGAGGCGCTCGGCAGCGCCACCGTCATCCTCACCGACAAGACCGGCACCCTCACCGAGAACCGCATGCGGGTGCGCGAGCTTTTTCTCGGCGGTAGCCATCGCCTGGCGGCAACCCGCTGGCCGCGCGGCGAGGACGATGCCCGCCTGCGCCGGGTCGCGCGCCTGTGCCACAGCCTCCGGTTTCCCGACGGCCAGGCCACCGGCGATCCGATGGAGATCGCGCTGTGGGAATTCGGCGGGGGCGAGACCGACGGCGCCACCCGGACCGGCGAAATCGCCTTCGAAGCCACCCGCAAGCGCATGTCGGTACTGACCTGCGACGCCGCCGGCGAACGCGCGCTGTGGTGCAAGGGCGCACCGGAGACGGTGCTGCCGCTGTGCACGCACTGGCTGCAGGAAGGCGAATCGCAGGCGCTGGACGACGACATCCGCGCCGGGTTCCGCCGCGCCCAGAACGACATGGCCGACCGCGGGCTACGCGTACTCGCCCTCGCCTGGAAGAAGATGGCCGGGGACAGCAACGGAACCGGAGAAGCCGACGAGACCGGCCTCGAACTGTGCGGCCTCGTCGGTCTCGAGGATCCGCCGCGCGCAGACGTGCACCTGGCGGTCGAACGCTGCCGCGAGGCCGGCGTGCGCATCGTCATGATCACCGGCGATCATCCGCGCACCGCGCTTGCGCTCGCGCGCGAGATCGGCCTGGTGCGCAGCGGCGAAGCGCGCGTCGTCAGCGGCGACGAGCTGCGCACCATGGGCCGCGCCCAGCTGCAACTGGTGCTCGATACCCCCGAGCTGCTGTTCGCGCGCATGACCGCCGAACAGAAGATGCGCGTGGTGCAAGCGATGCAGCGCAAGGGCGAGATCGTGGCGGTGACCGGCGACGGCGTGAATGACGCCCCGGCGCTCAAGACCGCCGACATCGGCATCGCGATGGGGCGCTCCGGCACCGACGTCGCCCGCGAGGCCGCGGATATCGTGCTGCTCGACGATCACTTCGCCACCATCGTCGCCGCGATCGAGGAAGGGCGTGCGGTATACGACAACATCCGCAAGTTCCTCACCTACATCCTGACCTCCAACATTCCCGAGATCGTCCCCTACCTCGCCTTCGTCCTGTTCCGCATTCCGCTGCCGCTCACGGTGGTGCAGATCCTCGCCGTCGATCTCGGCACCGACCTGCTGCCTGCGCTCGCACTCGGCGCCGAGAAGCCGCATCCAGAGGTCATGCGCACGCCGCCACGGCGGCGCGGCGAGCGGCTGCTGTCGTGGCCGCTGCTGGCACGAGCCTACCTCTTTCTCGGCCCGCTCGAAGCGCTGGCGGCGATGGCCGCCTTCTTCTTCGTGCTCGATCTCGCCGGCTGGCGCTACGGCGACATGCTGGCGCGCAACGACCCGGTCTACCTGCAGGCCACCACCGCCTGCCTCGGCGCCATCGTACTGGCCCAGGTCGTCAACCTCTTCGTCTGCCGCCATCCGCGGCGCCCGGCGCTGGCCTTTCCGCTGCGCGACAATCCGCTGCTGCTCGTCGGCGTCGCGGTGGAAATCGGCCTGCTGCTGCTCATCGTCTATACGCCGGCCGGCAACCGCCTGTTCGGCACCGCCCCGCTGCCGCCGGTGGTTTGGCTATATGCCGCCCCCTACGCCCTGCTGCTCGGCGCCGCCGAGGAAGGGCGCAAGTGGCTGCTGCGCAAGGTCGCGGCCACGCCCGCAGCCGCCCGCCCCGTTCCGGACCGCCGACGGGCCCCGTAA